In Herpetosiphonaceae bacterium, the genomic stretch CCGAGAACCAAGAACTGAGAACTTGAAACGTGGATCTCAAAACTTGGAACTTTGAGCGCGAAACGCTGGTTCCCAAATGTTCGCCTTGATTCTGCACTAGCTCGCGCCGCGCAGCCGTAGAAACGCCGCCCGCTCTCAGCCTGAGAGCGGGCGTTTGATGTGCTCGCCGGTTGTCCGATGACGTCCTGCACGCTCACGGCTCGTCCGCCGCGTCTGACCCTGGTTGAGCGGCTGCTCTGCCGCTGTCGGGCCGCCCGCCGATCGGCAGCGGCACGGACTGTCCCGGCATGCCCAGGACAACCGTGTTGCCGGAGCCGTCGCCGACGGTTTGCAGCAGCCGGAGCTGCATCAGCGCCGGATTGTTCTCAAGCATCTTGGCGGCGTTGGCGAGATGCCGTAGCGCCGCGCTCTCGCCGCGCGCTTTTTCCAGCGCCGCCAGGCCTTCTTTTTGCGCCTTGACCACCTGCGCAAAGATCTTCTTCAGGTCGCCCGGAAACATCACATCTTTGACGCTAACCGACAGCAGCTTCAGTCCAAGCGCCTCGATCGCGGGCGCGGCCCGCTCCATCAACTGCGCGCTCAAATCCTGGCGTTTCACCAGCACCTCGTCGATGTTGACCGCGCCGATCAGCTCGCGCAGCGCCAGTTGCAGCTCAAGATAGAGCGCCTCCTCGTAGCTTGCGCTGTTGTGGACCGCGCCCAGCGGATCGACGATCCGGTATTTCGCGGCCATGCTGACCTTAAGCCCGACGTTATCGGCGCTGAGCACCTCCTGACCCGCCAGCGTTAGGAAGCGGGGCCGCAGATCGAGCTTGACGATCGTGGTCTGCGGTGGGAACAACCAGTACGCGCCTGGATCGAGCACGCGCCGGAACTTGCCGCCGGAGTAGAGAATGCCGCGCTCGTACTCGAAGACGATCACGCGCCTGATGCTCCGCGATAGCAGCAGCACGATCAGGGCGGCGATCAGCAGAATAGGAATCGTAATTTGCATGGTTTTGTCTCTTGGTGATGTTGCTCCCAGCCCAAAGAGCGCCAGAGCGGCGGCGGAGGTCTGATCCTACAGGGCCGCCGATCTGCTGCCGTGCGGCATGCTCTTCGGGCCGGAAGCGTCGATCCTAAGCGTGCGGGCTGCACGCTTCCCGACATTCGGGAGGGCAATGCGCAAAACCAGGACGGCGATGCCAACCGGCTGCTCCCATCTCCCACGATGTGGCTGTAGCGTACCACACCGCAGGTCTTTCGGCGATAGTCCCACGCTCCATAGCGCTACCAGTTGATTGGAGCGCGTCGTCTGGGCTACCATAGAGCCGTTGCGGAACCAAGGAGTGTCGTGATGAGCGAGCTTACTCAAGAGCGCTGTGTCGCCTGTCGCAAGGGAGCGCCGCGTGTGACTCCGGCTGAGATCGCGGAGTTGAAACCGCAGATCCCCGATTGGATCATCTTCGAGGTGGGCGGCGCGCCACGGCTTGAGCGGATCTTCCGCTTTCGGGATTTTAAGACCGCGCTGGCGTTTACGGTGCGCGTCGGCGAGCTGGCCGAGGCCGAAGGACATCATCCGGCCCTGCTGACCGAATGGGGCAAAGTAACAGTGATGTGGTGGACGCACGCGATCGATGGCCTGCACCGCAACGATTTTATCATGGCGGCGAAGACGGACCAGATCGCGGCGGACGTTGCTACCTAGTGAGCAGGCGGCATGCTTCGCCAACCATGCGCGACCGGCAGCCAGGATATAATACGTGGCTGTGTTTTGAGACAACCACGAAAGGCTGATACAGATGGATCGAACGTTTTTAGCGATCGGCGCGCTCTCGGCGCTGGTGGGAGTGGCGGCGGGCGCGTTCGGCGCGCACGCGCTGCGAGAGCGTCTCAGCGCCGAGATGCTGGCGATCTTCGAGACTGGCGCGCGCTATCAGATGTACCATGCGTTCGCGCTGATCGCCGTGGCCTGGGCACAAACGCGCTGGCCGGGCACGCTGACGACGGCGAGCGGCTGGCTGTTTGTGCTTGGCACGCTGCTCTTCTCCGGCAGCCTGTACCTGCTGAGCCTCAGCGGTGTGCGCTGGCTGGGCGCGATCACACCGCTGGGCGGCGTGGCGTTTTTGTCGGGCTGGCTGATGCTGGCCTGGGCGGCGTGGCGGGTGTAAGAACCAAGAACAAAGAACAGACGGAGAACCACGAACTCGAAACTTGAAACGAGGAACTTGAAACTTTATTCGTGCAACCGCGCGAAAGCCGTCTCAAGCACGCGGATCGCGCTGAGGTACTCATCCAGCACGATATGCTCCTCCGGCGTATGATCGAGCGCCGCATCGCCCGGCCCATAGGCCACGATCGGACAGCTCCATGCCGGGCCGACGATGTTCATGTCGGCGGTGCCGGTCTTCAGCACCAGCCCCGGCTGCGCGGTCTGTCCTCGAATCGCCTGGGTGAGGGCACGCACCAATGGCGTGCTCCGCTCAGCGCGAAAGGCGGGCGTTGCTCCCAGCACGCGCAGCTCAACCTGCGGATCGAGGGCGCGGATGATCTCCGCCAGCGCTTGGGGCTGAACATCGAGCGGCAGCCGTATGCTGATCTCCGCCGTCGCCCACTCGCTGAGGCCATCGCCGCCGCTGTTGATCCGGAGCAGCGTCGGGAGCAGGTGGTCGAAGGCGCGCTCACGATCGGCGTTGAACGCGGCGGCATGAGCGACGATCCGCTGCCACAGCGCGCTGATGCGCTCCGGCGCGGTCTGCTGGTTGTGCGCCGAGTGCGCGCCCGCTCCGGCATAGCGGCACGTGATCCGCAGCACGCCTTTATAGCCGAGCGTGACGCGATTCCAGCCGCTCGGCTCGCCCACTACGCACAGATCCGGGCGGTAGCGCGCGACCACATGGTGCGCGCCGCGCGACGAGGGCGCTTCCTCTTCCACGCAGCCGATCACGACGATCCGCCCGCGTAATCGACCTTGCGCGTGCAGCCGCGCCGCCGCGATCACGAAGGCCGCGAGCGGCCCCTTGGCGTCGACGGTGCCGCGCCCGTAGAGCCGCCCATCGACGCGCCGCACGGGGATCGCGCCAGGCACCGTGTCGATGTGGCCCAGTAGCACCGTTTCGGGACGCCCCGTGCCAATCGAGCCGACCGCATTGCCCGCTGCGTCGGTGTGCGCCGTGAAGCCAAGCGCCGCCATTTGCGCCACCAGATAGCTGACCGCCGCGCCTTCGTCGCCCGAAATGCTAGGGATCGCCACCAGATCTTCGAGCAATCGGAGCGCCGCTGCATCGTCGGGCTGTGCATGATCGACGGGTGTTCGCTGTGTCTGCCACATCGTCATCGCAGCACCTCCGCCAGCGCCGCGACCACCGCGTCCAGCTCGTCGACGCCGATCACCAGCGGCGGCAGCAGCCGGATCACGGTCGGGCCGGCCAGCAGCGCCAGCACGCCGCGCTCCTGGAGCGCCTGAACATAGGGCGCGGCCCGCTCGCGCAGCTCGATCCCAAGCATCAGGCCCACGCCGCGCACCTCGCGAATCCGGCGCTGCGGCAGCCTGCGCAGCCGCTCGATCAGCCACGCGCCTTTAGTCGCGGCCTGCTCAGGCAGCCGCTCATCGCGCAGGACCGCCAGCGTGGCCCGTGCCGCCGCGCAGGCCAGCGGATTGCCGCCAAAGGTCGAGCCATGCGTGCCTGCGTTGAGCGGCCCGACCCGTGGGCCGAGCGCGACCGCGC encodes the following:
- a CDS encoding slipin family protein; translated protein: MQITIPILLIAALIVLLLSRSIRRVIVFEYERGILYSGGKFRRVLDPGAYWLFPPQTTIVKLDLRPRFLTLAGQEVLSADNVGLKVSMAAKYRIVDPLGAVHNSASYEEALYLELQLALRELIGAVNIDEVLVKRQDLSAQLMERAAPAIEALGLKLLSVSVKDVMFPGDLKKIFAQVVKAQKEGLAALEKARGESAALRHLANAAKMLENNPALMQLRLLQTVGDGSGNTVVLGMPGQSVPLPIGGRPDSGRAAAQPGSDAADEP
- a CDS encoding [LysW]-lysine hydrolase, translating into MTMWQTQRTPVDHAQPDDAAALRLLEDLVAIPSISGDEGAAVSYLVAQMAALGFTAHTDAAGNAVGSIGTGRPETVLLGHIDTVPGAIPVRRVDGRLYGRGTVDAKGPLAAFVIAAARLHAQGRLRGRIVVIGCVEEEAPSSRGAHHVVARYRPDLCVVGEPSGWNRVTLGYKGVLRITCRYAGAGAHSAHNQQTAPERISALWQRIVAHAAAFNADRERAFDHLLPTLLRINSGGDGLSEWATAEISIRLPLDVQPQALAEIIRALDPQVELRVLGATPAFRAERSTPLVRALTQAIRGQTAQPGLVLKTGTADMNIVGPAWSCPIVAYGPGDAALDHTPEEHIVLDEYLSAIRVLETAFARLHE
- a CDS encoding DUF423 domain-containing protein, with amino-acid sequence MDRTFLAIGALSALVGVAAGAFGAHALRERLSAEMLAIFETGARYQMYHAFALIAVAWAQTRWPGTLTTASGWLFVLGTLLFSGSLYLLSLSGVRWLGAITPLGGVAFLSGWLMLAWAAWRV
- a CDS encoding 4a-hydroxytetrahydrobiopterin dehydratase, whose translation is MSELTQERCVACRKGAPRVTPAEIAELKPQIPDWIIFEVGGAPRLERIFRFRDFKTALAFTVRVGELAEAEGHHPALLTEWGKVTVMWWTHAIDGLHRNDFIMAAKTDQIAADVAT